A window from Aliamphritea hakodatensis encodes these proteins:
- a CDS encoding LysR substrate-binding domain-containing protein, producing MLLKDRLPSPQSLLVFEAAARHLSFTAAARELSSTQSAVSQLMRGLEAQLGLQLFRRIYRGVELTDAGEQLFEVCQKGFNSIAGRIEKLQSAERHPHINVATDFAFAAYWLLPRLPAFRELHPDTEVRIITSQGSHEVRSQDADVAIRFVSQPSADSIPLFAEEVFPVCSPGFLTKHGPVTSHKKLASLPLLKLGADAGEGWMDWPGFFSGRRSQVQPGEPVLTFNNYTLLIQAAIAGQGVGIGWGTLVDELIESGVLTGLKDFSLSSKGGYFISATPTPRQPDICQQFIEWLQQA from the coding sequence ATGTTATTAAAGGATAGGTTACCGTCACCGCAGAGCCTGCTTGTCTTTGAAGCTGCAGCACGACACTTAAGCTTCACAGCCGCCGCCCGGGAACTCAGCTCCACTCAATCAGCAGTAAGCCAGCTAATGCGCGGTCTGGAAGCACAACTGGGGTTACAGCTGTTCCGCAGAATCTACCGGGGGGTTGAACTGACCGACGCCGGCGAGCAGCTGTTTGAGGTCTGCCAGAAAGGCTTTAACAGCATCGCCGGGCGGATCGAAAAGTTGCAGAGCGCGGAGCGTCATCCCCATATAAATGTCGCCACCGACTTTGCATTTGCCGCTTACTGGCTATTACCCCGGTTACCGGCCTTCCGGGAATTACACCCGGACACCGAGGTGAGGATCATCACCTCTCAGGGCAGTCATGAGGTACGCAGTCAGGATGCCGACGTCGCCATCCGCTTTGTCAGCCAGCCTTCCGCTGACAGCATCCCACTGTTTGCTGAAGAGGTATTTCCGGTATGCAGCCCCGGCTTTCTGACCAAACACGGCCCGGTCACCAGCCATAAAAAACTCGCCAGCCTGCCACTGCTGAAGCTCGGTGCGGATGCCGGGGAAGGCTGGATGGACTGGCCGGGATTTTTCAGCGGCCGGCGCAGTCAGGTTCAGCCGGGAGAACCGGTACTGACGTTCAACAATTACACCTTGCTGATTCAGGCAGCCATTGCCGGTCAGGGCGTGGGCATCGGGTGGGGCACACTGGTGGATGAGCTGATAGAGTCAGGCGTACTCACCGGGCTGAAGGATTTCAGCCTGAGTTCAAAGGGAGGGTATTTTATCAGCGCGACACCGACACCGCGCCAGCCGGATATTTGCCAGCAGTTTATAGAATGGTTACAGCAGGCATAA
- a CDS encoding urea transporter: protein MLKLPEYMCHNAILRSYGQIFLQPSSRAGCLFILAIAVNALSQAFIALAAILTSLLTARLLKVSATDVSQGLYGFNAALLALAISNTLAITVTSLLLIIAGSALTALLLQQFQQRSTLPPFTAPYIVTGWVILLIAGGLQLSPPALPTGTEIDQFYTAVARGIGQVVFQDNALSGILCFAGLLCYSRPAAMWTLIASATGVFIAGILSFPGPLINNGSYSYNAVLTGIALGAYFPRRFILPLLGIGISVLLARGFQMAGIPVFTAPFVLASWLVIAFTSARKQGKS, encoded by the coding sequence GCCACAATGCGATATTACGCAGCTATGGTCAGATCTTTCTGCAACCCAGCAGCCGGGCAGGCTGCCTGTTTATTCTGGCCATTGCCGTAAATGCCCTGAGCCAGGCATTCATTGCTCTGGCCGCCATTCTGACCAGCCTGTTAACCGCCCGCTTACTGAAAGTCAGCGCAACGGATGTCAGTCAGGGGCTGTACGGGTTCAACGCCGCCCTGCTGGCGCTGGCAATCAGCAACACATTGGCCATCACAGTGACATCACTGTTGCTGATCATTGCCGGCAGCGCCCTCACCGCGTTGCTGTTACAACAATTTCAGCAACGCAGCACCCTGCCACCGTTCACCGCCCCGTATATTGTCACCGGCTGGGTCATTTTACTGATCGCCGGCGGCTTACAGCTCAGCCCGCCCGCATTGCCAACCGGCACAGAGATCGATCAGTTCTATACAGCGGTTGCCAGAGGCATCGGTCAGGTCGTCTTTCAGGATAATGCCCTGAGTGGCATTCTGTGCTTCGCCGGCCTGCTTTGCTATTCACGGCCGGCCGCCATGTGGACACTGATTGCCAGCGCCACAGGCGTATTCATCGCCGGCATTCTCAGTTTCCCCGGGCCGCTGATCAATAATGGCAGTTACAGTTACAACGCAGTACTGACCGGCATAGCGCTGGGCGCATACTTTCCACGCCGGTTTATCCTCCCGCTGCTGGGCATTGGGATCAGCGTATTACTTGCCCGGGGCTTTCAGATGGCGGGAATACCGGTATTTACCGCACCTTTTGTGCTGGCCAGCTGGCTGGTTATCGCGTTTACCTCCGCCAGAAAACAGGGCAAAAGCTAA
- the secF gene encoding protein translocase subunit SecF, which translates to MASEKNFNFMGLRKIAAGLSIVVLLISVASLAMNGLKFGLDFTGGSLVEVGYEQSPDLNEIRGKLQSAGYEDAVVQTFGSPVDILIRLGQSHDPKLGDQVLSVLETGEDQELTLRRNEYVGAQVGEELREQGGLGLLLALFMVMVYVAFRFQLKFSVGAVAALAHDVLIVLGVFSLFKLDFDLTVLAALLAVIGYSLNDTIVVSDRIRENFRMVRKATPVEIMNISLNQTLGRTIVTSLTTLLVLTALAVFGGELIHGFAIALLIGVLVGTYSSIYVAANVLLAMGVCKEDLMPPEKEDEEVDERP; encoded by the coding sequence ATGGCAAGTGAAAAAAACTTTAACTTTATGGGCCTGCGCAAGATTGCAGCGGGCCTGTCGATTGTCGTACTGCTGATCTCTGTTGCTTCACTGGCTATGAATGGCCTGAAGTTTGGTCTGGACTTTACCGGTGGCTCACTGGTGGAAGTGGGCTATGAACAGTCTCCTGATCTGAATGAGATCCGTGGCAAGTTGCAGAGTGCGGGCTATGAAGACGCGGTGGTTCAGACTTTCGGTTCGCCGGTGGATATTCTGATCCGTCTGGGACAAAGCCACGACCCTAAATTAGGGGATCAGGTATTGTCGGTACTGGAGACAGGTGAAGATCAGGAACTGACCCTGCGCCGTAACGAATACGTGGGTGCACAGGTCGGTGAAGAGTTGCGTGAGCAGGGCGGTTTAGGCCTGTTGTTGGCGCTGTTCATGGTCATGGTGTACGTTGCCTTCCGCTTCCAGCTGAAATTCTCAGTGGGGGCGGTCGCGGCGCTGGCGCATGACGTGCTGATTGTGCTTGGGGTCTTCTCGCTGTTTAAGCTGGATTTCGACCTGACAGTACTGGCAGCTTTGCTGGCGGTAATCGGTTACTCTCTGAACGATACTATCGTGGTATCTGACCGTATCCGGGAAAATTTCCGGATGGTACGTAAGGCGACGCCGGTGGAGATTATGAATATCTCCCTGAACCAGACTCTGGGGCGGACGATTGTTACCTCCTTAACCACCTTACTGGTGCTGACTGCGCTGGCGGTGTTCGGCGGTGAACTGATCCACGGCTTTGCGATTGCACTGCTGATCGGTGTGCTGGTGGGTACTTACTCATCCATCTATGTAGCCGCAAACGTGCTGCTGGCCATGGGCGTCTGTAAAGAAGACCTCATGCCGCCGGAAAAAGAAGACGAAGAAGTGGACGAGCGGCCATAG
- the choX gene encoding choline ABC transporter substrate-binding protein has translation MKTTTSLLFGAALMSAGVAQASDPEACQTVRFTDPGWTDINSTNALASTVLQGLGYSTEISTLAVPIGFEGLKSNEIDVFLGNWMPAQQQFIDKYATPGDIDVVGTNLNGAKFTLAVPEYVYNAGIHDFADLIKAEDKFRKRIYGIEAGAPANQLLQKMIDSGDFGLQKWRLVESGEQGVMSQVKRSVKRDEFIAFLAWEPHPMNTNFDLKYLTGGDKYFGANFGGATIQTLTRKGYREACPNVGRLLDNLKFTLTMENQMMGHILDDAQQPADAAKQWLQKNPQVLNSWLEGVTDLQGNSGLEAVQQHLAIK, from the coding sequence ATGAAAACGACTACATCTTTACTGTTTGGTGCGGCATTAATGAGTGCCGGTGTCGCACAGGCCAGCGATCCTGAAGCGTGTCAGACCGTACGGTTTACTGATCCGGGCTGGACTGATATTAACTCCACCAATGCGCTGGCGAGCACCGTATTGCAGGGGTTGGGATACAGTACCGAGATCAGCACGCTGGCGGTACCGATCGGTTTTGAAGGCCTGAAGAGCAATGAGATTGATGTGTTTCTGGGCAACTGGATGCCAGCACAGCAGCAATTCATTGATAAGTACGCTACCCCCGGTGATATCGATGTGGTGGGCACTAACCTGAACGGTGCCAAGTTTACGCTGGCAGTACCGGAGTACGTGTACAACGCGGGTATTCATGACTTTGCTGACCTGATTAAGGCAGAGGACAAGTTCCGTAAACGTATCTATGGCATTGAAGCCGGTGCGCCGGCCAACCAGTTATTGCAGAAAATGATCGACAGTGGTGATTTTGGTCTGCAGAAATGGCGTCTGGTTGAGTCCGGAGAGCAGGGCGTGATGAGCCAGGTGAAACGCAGCGTCAAACGTGATGAGTTCATTGCTTTTCTGGCCTGGGAGCCGCATCCGATGAACACCAATTTTGATCTGAAATATCTCACTGGCGGTGATAAGTATTTCGGTGCCAACTTTGGTGGTGCTACGATTCAGACCCTGACCCGTAAAGGCTACCGTGAAGCCTGCCCGAATGTTGGCCGTTTGCTGGATAATCTGAAGTTCACCCTGACCATGGAAAACCAGATGATGGGACACATTCTGGATGATGCTCAGCAACCTGCCGATGCAGCTAAACAGTGGCTGCAAAAGAATCCACAGGTGCTTAACAGCTGGTTGGAAGGCGTGACGGATTTACAGGGCAACTCCGGTCTTGAAGCGGTGCAGCAGCACCTGGCCATCAAGTAA
- the betI gene encoding transcriptional regulator BetI, which produces MPKVGMPAIRKPQLIDATMEAINEVGLQKASVAMISRHAGVSPAIINHYFGGKNSLLEATMRSVLQQLSEGVRQRLDETDADDVIARVKAIVGGNFDPRQLDSKVVKTWLAFWSQAMHEPSLYRLQRVNEQRLLSHLKHELKRVLPKEQAVFVAQSIAALIDGIWLRGALAPSGIDGDLAQRIITDYLERQLPPEVLKKYS; this is translated from the coding sequence ATGCCTAAAGTCGGAATGCCTGCCATCAGAAAGCCCCAGTTAATTGACGCAACCATGGAAGCGATTAACGAGGTCGGGCTGCAGAAGGCCAGTGTTGCGATGATCAGCCGCCATGCGGGTGTGTCTCCGGCGATTATTAATCATTATTTCGGCGGTAAAAACAGCCTGCTTGAAGCGACGATGCGATCGGTGCTTCAACAGCTTTCTGAAGGCGTACGCCAGCGGCTGGATGAAACCGATGCCGATGATGTGATCGCCCGGGTTAAGGCCATTGTTGGCGGTAACTTTGACCCCCGACAGCTGGATTCCAAAGTGGTTAAAACCTGGCTCGCATTCTGGTCACAGGCGATGCATGAGCCGTCTCTGTACCGTTTACAGCGGGTCAATGAACAGCGTCTGTTGTCACATCTCAAGCATGAACTGAAACGGGTATTGCCCAAAGAGCAGGCGGTCTTTGTCGCGCAAAGTATTGCGGCGCTGATCGACGGTATCTGGCTCCGTGGCGCGCTGGCACCTTCCGGTATTGACGGTGATCTGGCGCAGCGAATCATTACTGATTACCTTGAACGTCAGCTGCCACCGGAAGTACTCAAAAAGTATTCCTGA
- a CDS encoding sensor domain-containing diguanylate cyclase, with amino-acid sequence MSKDVNFAHLTAFESVEQLSAFDVMPDPVWVFDVDAYGFWWGNARAVEYWGLEHYQQLVDKDLSSDTDGARNRIRGIFEKASQEGMTSDPWTTYPNGEATTVLIRHKAVLLGPQRHRGIIGFVLEEHQLGEAEQLLFAEATRYASVAVTSYTLDGDLLFENPASANLYGYDSRDNLPENVSLFESRFSDPQEARERLEKGRKGEDCRHTHLMVPRHGVQRHAVDIRSSRHPITGEYLMLVSEYDVTALHNALQEAELAKDELKKLANYDALTNLPGVRLCKQRIDRAVDTARANDHRFALMFLDLDGFKAINDTYGHLIGDDLLKVIARRLSGIVRESDTVGRIGGDEFIILLEHISCQEVAVVIAREILQIFAEPFRVISECGADLRLDVGVSIGISVFPDYAADAKELFCQADQAMYQVKQAGKNNFSLADTAEC; translated from the coding sequence GTGAGTAAAGATGTAAATTTTGCCCACCTGACTGCCTTTGAATCGGTTGAGCAACTGAGCGCATTTGATGTGATGCCGGACCCTGTCTGGGTATTTGACGTGGATGCCTACGGTTTCTGGTGGGGCAACGCCCGTGCCGTAGAATACTGGGGCCTTGAACATTATCAGCAACTGGTAGATAAAGACCTTTCCTCTGATACCGACGGTGCCCGTAACCGGATACGCGGTATTTTTGAAAAAGCCTCTCAGGAGGGAATGACCTCCGATCCCTGGACAACGTATCCTAACGGCGAAGCCACCACGGTACTGATCCGCCACAAAGCCGTACTGCTGGGCCCGCAGCGACACCGGGGTATTATCGGTTTTGTGCTGGAAGAACACCAGCTGGGTGAGGCAGAGCAACTGCTGTTTGCCGAAGCGACCCGTTATGCATCTGTTGCCGTGACCAGCTATACACTGGACGGTGATCTGTTATTTGAAAACCCTGCCTCGGCAAATCTGTATGGCTATGATAGCCGGGATAATCTGCCGGAAAATGTATCTCTTTTTGAAAGCCGTTTTTCTGATCCGCAAGAAGCCCGTGAACGGCTGGAGAAAGGCCGCAAAGGGGAAGACTGCCGCCACACCCATCTGATGGTGCCCCGGCACGGTGTGCAGCGGCATGCTGTAGACATTCGCAGCAGCCGGCATCCGATCACCGGTGAATATCTGATGCTGGTGTCTGAATATGATGTGACGGCGTTACACAACGCGTTGCAGGAAGCAGAACTGGCAAAAGATGAACTGAAAAAACTGGCTAACTATGATGCGCTCACCAATTTACCCGGTGTGCGGCTGTGTAAGCAACGGATCGACCGGGCGGTGGATACTGCCAGAGCGAATGATCACCGTTTTGCGCTGATGTTTCTTGATCTGGACGGTTTTAAGGCGATCAATGATACCTATGGCCATCTGATTGGTGATGATTTGCTGAAAGTGATTGCCAGGCGCCTTTCCGGGATAGTCCGGGAAAGCGATACCGTTGGGCGCATCGGTGGCGATGAGTTCATTATTCTGCTGGAGCATATCAGTTGTCAGGAAGTCGCGGTGGTGATTGCCCGGGAAATCCTGCAGATATTTGCTGAGCCGTTCCGTGTAATCAGTGAATGCGGTGCTGATCTGAGACTGGATGTAGGTGTCAGTATCGGTATTTCGGTGTTTCCTGATTATGCTGCCGATGCTAAAGAGCTGTTCTGTCAGGCGGATCAGGCCATGTATCAGGTGAAACAGGCCGGTAAGAATAACTTCAGCCTGGCCGATACCGCTGAGTGTTAG
- the rnr gene encoding ribonuclease R, with amino-acid sequence MPKKELPEAGVAVDPHAAREADKYERPIASRELIMETLNEQGEPLTRWQLESLLDIQDEDASEALRRRLRAMERDGQLMRNRKAQYVLLSKLDLIGGRIQGHRDGFGFLIPDEGNDDIFLSAREMRQVFDGDRALVRVGGEDRKGRKEGAIVEVLERNTHKLVGRYQGNGSFGYMVPENQRITQDIQIVPNEETPLDYRDGQLVVAELVMPPGKRNKPTGRVVEVLGDHMAPGMEITVAIHNYDIPDQWNDDVRQATAELSAEVEESAKTNRIDLRHLPLVTIDGEDAKDFDDAVYCEKKKSGGWRLWVAIADVSWYVRPDSPLDVEAHKRGNSVYFPEFVVPMLPELLSNGLCSLNPHVDRLAMVCEMTISATGNLSGYKFYEAVIQSHARLTYTKVGAMLQEADSDNGKALREEYASVVPHLEDLYGLYHGLRKAREVRGAIDFETTETRILFSDERKIEKIIPVVRNDAHKIIEECMLCANVASARLLRKLKQPALYRVHDGPKEARIEALRSYLGPLGLMLGGGDEPTPADYQALTEALEGRADKHVIQIMMLRSMSQAVYSPEEKGHFGLNYPAYTHFTSPIRRYPDLLVHRTIRALIHTGNDSKQLGRCDGFEPNAAFKHQYTLEQVLELGEHCSMTERRADDATRDVMSWLKCEYMQDQVGGVFDGVVSAVTGFGLFVELEEAYVEGLIHISALPGDYYHYDAARQCLKGERSGKGFRLGDKLRVQVVRVDLDERKIDFELRETLETARSMRPDAKPGKKKRSQRELLRDGDITLAKLADKKRHKRAHPGAVQVREERAVAQTEEAVTAWPSDTAARTDQEAKAPRKRPAKKPAANPDVPAVKPKKKSVRASLSKAEQEMMTLSKKQSKGLSNRAKKRKLKKLRQKAAK; translated from the coding sequence ATGCCTAAAAAAGAATTGCCGGAAGCCGGCGTGGCGGTCGACCCGCACGCTGCCCGAGAAGCGGATAAATATGAACGGCCAATTGCCAGCCGTGAACTGATAATGGAAACCCTGAATGAACAGGGTGAGCCTCTGACACGCTGGCAGCTGGAAAGCCTGCTGGACATTCAGGATGAAGATGCCTCCGAAGCCCTGCGCCGCCGTTTGCGGGCCATGGAACGGGACGGTCAACTGATGCGTAACCGTAAGGCCCAGTATGTATTACTGAGTAAGCTGGACCTGATTGGCGGCCGTATTCAGGGGCACCGGGACGGTTTTGGCTTCCTGATTCCCGATGAAGGCAATGATGATATTTTCCTCAGCGCACGTGAAATGCGCCAGGTGTTTGATGGTGACCGGGCACTGGTCCGGGTGGGCGGTGAAGACCGTAAAGGCCGTAAAGAAGGGGCCATCGTTGAAGTACTGGAGCGCAATACCCATAAACTGGTGGGCCGCTATCAGGGCAATGGCAGCTTTGGCTACATGGTGCCGGAAAATCAGCGCATTACTCAGGATATCCAGATCGTCCCGAATGAAGAGACACCGCTGGATTACCGTGACGGTCAGTTAGTGGTTGCTGAGCTGGTCATGCCGCCGGGTAAGCGTAACAAGCCTACCGGCCGGGTGGTGGAAGTACTGGGTGACCATATGGCTCCGGGTATGGAAATTACCGTCGCGATTCACAACTATGACATTCCCGATCAGTGGAATGACGATGTCCGCCAGGCCACGGCTGAACTGAGTGCCGAGGTTGAAGAATCTGCCAAGACTAACCGTATCGACCTGCGACACCTGCCGCTGGTCACCATCGACGGCGAAGATGCCAAAGACTTTGATGATGCGGTTTACTGTGAGAAGAAGAAATCCGGTGGCTGGCGTTTGTGGGTCGCGATTGCAGATGTTTCCTGGTATGTCCGGCCTGATTCTCCGCTGGATGTCGAAGCCCATAAGCGCGGCAACTCTGTGTACTTCCCGGAGTTTGTGGTACCGATGCTGCCAGAGCTGTTATCGAACGGCCTGTGCTCGCTGAATCCTCATGTTGACCGTCTGGCGATGGTCTGTGAAATGACCATCAGCGCCACCGGTAACCTCAGTGGCTATAAGTTCTATGAAGCGGTTATCCAGTCCCATGCCCGCCTGACCTATACAAAAGTTGGCGCGATGCTGCAGGAAGCGGACAGCGATAACGGTAAGGCCCTGCGCGAAGAATACGCCAGTGTCGTGCCGCATCTGGAAGACCTGTACGGTCTGTATCACGGCCTGCGTAAAGCCCGTGAAGTGCGCGGTGCAATTGACTTTGAAACCACTGAAACCCGTATTCTGTTCAGTGATGAGCGCAAGATCGAAAAGATCATTCCGGTGGTACGCAACGATGCCCACAAGATCATTGAAGAATGTATGCTCTGTGCCAACGTGGCCTCAGCCCGCTTACTGCGTAAGCTGAAGCAGCCGGCCCTGTATCGGGTGCATGACGGCCCGAAAGAAGCACGGATTGAAGCTTTGCGCAGCTATCTTGGTCCGCTGGGGCTGATGCTGGGCGGCGGTGATGAACCGACTCCGGCAGACTATCAGGCGCTGACTGAAGCACTGGAAGGGCGTGCTGATAAGCATGTTATCCAGATTATGATGCTGCGTTCCATGTCGCAGGCGGTTTACAGTCCGGAAGAAAAAGGCCATTTCGGCCTGAATTATCCGGCCTATACCCACTTTACCTCGCCAATCCGCCGTTACCCGGATTTGCTGGTGCACCGGACCATCAGAGCGCTGATTCATACCGGCAACGACAGCAAGCAACTGGGCCGCTGTGACGGCTTTGAACCGAACGCTGCCTTCAAGCACCAGTACACCCTGGAACAGGTGCTGGAGCTGGGTGAGCACTGTTCGATGACCGAGCGGCGTGCGGACGATGCCACTCGGGACGTGATGTCCTGGCTGAAGTGTGAATATATGCAGGATCAGGTTGGCGGTGTGTTCGACGGTGTGGTGTCAGCGGTCACCGGCTTTGGTCTGTTTGTTGAGCTGGAAGAAGCCTATGTGGAAGGCCTGATTCATATTTCTGCACTGCCGGGGGACTATTATCACTACGATGCTGCCCGTCAGTGTCTGAAAGGGGAGCGCAGTGGCAAGGGCTTCCGTCTGGGCGATAAGTTACGGGTACAGGTAGTCCGGGTTGATCTGGACGAGCGGAAGATTGATTTTGAACTGCGTGAAACCCTGGAGACCGCCCGCAGTATGCGGCCGGATGCTAAGCCGGGTAAGAAGAAACGCAGCCAGCGTGAGCTGCTCCGTGACGGTGATATCACGCTGGCAAAGCTGGCGGATAAAAAGCGTCATAAGCGGGCCCATCCGGGGGCTGTGCAGGTCCGGGAAGAGCGGGCTGTTGCTCAGACGGAAGAGGCCGTAACGGCCTGGCCGTCTGACACCGCTGCCCGTACCGATCAGGAAGCCAAAGCGCCGCGTAAGCGTCCGGCTAAAAAGCCGGCTGCGAATCCGGACGTGCCGGCGGTGAAGCCTAAGAAGAAATCAGTCCGGGCGTCGCTGAGCAAGGCCGAGCAGGAAATGATGACGCTGTCGAAAAAACAGTCGAAAGGGTTAAGTAACCGGGCGAAAAAACGTAAGTTGAAAAAGCTGCGTCAGAAGGCCGCTAAGTAA
- the betC gene encoding choline-sulfatase has product MTRDISLENVMSDAAKQPNILFIMADQMAAPVLKTYGGKTAKTPNLDKMAAAGVVFESAYCNSPLCAPSRYVLMSGQLPSKIGAWDNAAEFPADIPTFAHYLRHAGYQTALSGKMHFCGPDQLHGFEERLTTDIYPADYGWFPDWENFDKRPTWYHNMSSVTQAGPTVRTNQLDFDDEVVFHAKRYLFERARNPQERPFCLTVSMTHPHDPYAIPEEYWNRYSEEDIELPSFELADDEQDPHSKRLLHVYQMDRKNITDQQIRNARRAYYGACSYVDDQIGDLLKALEDSGMADDTIVVFSGDHGDMLGERGLWYKMSYFEWSARVPMLVYAPKHFSPQRVKESVSTMDLLPTFAELANGGQAPEYAMPIDGRSLMPHLTGNGEAHDEVIGEYMGEGVVAPMFMIRRGAYKYICSGPDPDQLFNLETDPQERINLAELEAHAELLASFRAEAAERWDSDAITRDVIISQKRRRLVAEAHKQGKEPIWDHQPIFDSSTMYMRNNVDLDDLEAKARFPRIADKAS; this is encoded by the coding sequence ATGACTAGAGATATTAGTCTGGAGAATGTTATGAGTGATGCTGCCAAGCAACCCAATATTCTGTTCATCATGGCGGATCAGATGGCCGCGCCGGTGCTGAAAACCTATGGTGGTAAGACTGCCAAAACCCCTAATCTGGATAAAATGGCGGCTGCCGGTGTGGTGTTTGAATCCGCCTACTGTAACAGCCCGCTGTGTGCGCCGAGCCGCTATGTGCTGATGAGCGGTCAGTTACCGAGCAAGATAGGTGCCTGGGATAATGCAGCAGAATTCCCCGCGGATATCCCGACCTTCGCCCATTATCTGCGTCATGCAGGTTATCAGACCGCACTGTCCGGCAAGATGCATTTCTGTGGCCCGGATCAGCTGCACGGTTTTGAGGAACGTCTGACCACGGATATTTACCCGGCTGACTACGGTTGGTTCCCGGACTGGGAAAACTTCGATAAGCGTCCTACCTGGTACCACAACATGTCATCTGTGACCCAGGCAGGTCCGACGGTACGGACTAACCAACTGGATTTTGACGATGAAGTGGTATTCCACGCCAAGCGTTACCTGTTTGAGCGCGCCCGTAATCCGCAAGAGCGGCCATTCTGCCTGACAGTTTCCATGACCCATCCCCACGATCCGTACGCGATTCCCGAAGAATACTGGAACCGTTACAGCGAGGAAGACATTGAGCTGCCGTCTTTCGAACTGGCTGACGACGAACAGGACCCGCATTCCAAGCGTTTGCTGCACGTCTATCAGATGGACCGTAAGAACATTACCGATCAGCAGATCCGCAATGCCCGCCGTGCCTATTACGGTGCCTGCAGCTATGTGGATGATCAGATCGGTGACCTGCTGAAAGCGCTGGAAGACTCCGGTATGGCGGACGACACCATTGTGGTGTTCTCCGGTGATCACGGTGACATGCTGGGTGAGCGTGGCTTGTGGTACAAGATGAGCTATTTCGAATGGTCTGCCCGGGTGCCGATGCTGGTGTACGCGCCGAAGCATTTCAGCCCGCAGCGGGTGAAAGAATCTGTCTCCACCATGGATTTATTGCCGACCTTTGCCGAACTGGCCAACGGTGGGCAGGCACCTGAATACGCTATGCCAATCGATGGCCGCAGCCTGATGCCACACCTGACGGGTAACGGCGAAGCGCATGATGAAGTGATCGGTGAATACATGGGCGAAGGTGTTGTTGCGCCAATGTTCATGATCCGCCGGGGGGCTTACAAATACATCTGTTCTGGGCCGGACCCTGATCAGCTGTTTAATCTGGAAACTGATCCGCAGGAACGTATCAACCTGGCGGAGCTGGAAGCACATGCTGAGCTGCTGGCGTCATTCCGGGCGGAAGCCGCGGAGCGCTGGGACAGTGATGCAATTACCCGGGATGTCATCATCAGCCAGAAACGTCGTCGTCTGGTGGCTGAAGCTCACAAACAGGGTAAAGAACCTATCTGGGATCATCAGCCAATTTTTGATTCCAGCACCATGTATATGCGCAATAACGTTGATCTGGATGATCTGGAAGCGAAAGCCCGTTTCCCGCGTATTGCTGACAAAGCATCGTAA